From Paralcaligenes sp. KSB-10:
CTGGCCAATGGCCTGGCCAACCTGCATAACGCGCGGCGCGCGCACACGCCCATCGTCAACATTGTCGGCGACCACGCCACGTATCACCTGCAGCACGACGCTCCGCTGACCACCGATATCGAAAGCCTGGCGCGCCCCATGTCTCAATGGGTGCGTCGCATACAATCCGCCGCCGACGTATCGGCCGCGGCGGCCGCGGCCGTGGCGGCGTCGCATGGCGGACAAGGGGGTGTCGCCACCTTGATCCTGCCGGCCGACGCCGCCTGGACACAGGCCCCGGCCGATATCCAGCGCGCCACCCTGCCCAGCCCCACTCATGTCGACCCAGACGCCTTGCGCCAGGCCAGCGAAGCCCTGCAAAACGGCCGCAAGACCGTCATCCTGTTGTCGGGCAAGGCTCTGCGCAGCAAAGCGCTCGAAACAGCCAGCCGGATTGCCGCACGAACCGGTGCCCGCCTGCTGGCGCAGCAATCCAATGGCCGGGTTGAACGCGGCGCGGGACGAGTCATGATCGATCGTGTTCCGTACAATGTCGACCTGGCCGTCAAGACCTTTGCCGATACCGAGCAGCTTATCCTCATCGGCGCCAAAACACCGGTGGCGTTCTTCGCTTACCCCGGCAAGCCTGGCGTGATGACCCCGCCCACCTGTCAATCCATCGCACTGACCCGCCCCACCGATGACCTGACCGAAGCGCTGGAAGCCCTGGCCGATGCGGTCGGAGCACGCCAATCAGCGGCGACCGTGGCAACAAAAACCGATGCCGGCGAATTGCCCACCGGGCCGCTGACGGCCGCCGCCATCATCCAGGCGATTGGCGCCTTGAGCCCTGAAAACGCCATTCTTTGCGACGAATCGGTGAGTTCCGGCAGGGACTCTTTCAAATCCACATTCGGCGCCGCGCCGCACGATTTCCTGCAAATCACCGGCGGCGCCATCGGCATCGGCCTTCCCCTGGCAACCGGGGCGGCCGTGGCCTGCCCGAACCGCAAGGTCATCCTCATGCAAGCCGATGGCAGCGGCATGTATACGCTTCAGGCGCTCTGGACGCAGGCGCGCGAACAACTGGATGTCGTCACGGTTATTTTCGCCAACCGCAGTTATGCCATCCTGCATCATGAATTGAAAATGGTCGGCGCGGGCGAGCCCGGGCATAATGCGCGCCGGATGCTGGACCTGGACCATCCCGCCTTCAACTGGGTGCTCATGGCAAACGCCGCCGGCGTCGAAGCGGCACAAGCGGTCGATGCCAAATCGTTTGTGGATCTTTTGCGCAGCGCCTTGTCCAGGAAAGGCCCATTCCTGATCGAGGCGCTCATCTAGCAGAGTTGGTCGGCATGTGCGGCGTGCCGCCGCCATCATCCGGCCGAGCTATATGCCGTTTTGACAATAGTGTAAAACTCGGCGGCGTAATGCCCTTGTTCCCGTGGGCCGTACGATGATCCTTTGCGCCCTCCGAATGGCAGATGGTAATCCAGCCCACTGGTCGATTGGTTTACCTTGACGATCCCGGCCTGGGCGTTTCGTTTGAAATCGGTAGCGTACTTCAGACTGGTCGTGCAAATACCGGCGGACAGGCCGAACTCCGTGTCGTTGGCAACAGCAAGCGCCTCGTCGTAACCCTTTACCCGCAATACCGCCACCACAGGGCCAAAGATTTCTTCACGAGCGATCCGCATATCAGGCCGCACGTCGGTAAATAGTGCCGGTTGCAGGAAATAGCCCGGAGTCTTGCGGGAAAGCGTATCGCCGCCCCACCGCAAGGTCGCGCCCTCGTTGCGGCCAACATCTATGTACGACAGATCCGTTTCCAGCTGTCGCTCATCGACTACCGGGCCGATATCGGTGGACGATTCCAGTGCATGCCCCACCTGCAAGGTATCCAGGCGCCGCATGACTGCGGCGATAAATCGATCGTATATGGCATCGGTGACAATAAGGCGCGAGGAAGACGTGCAGCGCTGGCCTGTACTATAAAAGCCACCGTTTATCGCGCACTCCACAGCTACGTCAAGACTTGCATCGTCCAGAACGACAAGGGGGTTCTTCCCGCCCATTTCCAGTTGCATGCGCTTCATCGTTTCACCACCCACGCATGCAGCGGCAATACCGCGGCCGGTAGGTACGGATCCGGTAAAGCTGATGGCGTCCACATCCCTGTGTGTAGTGAGCAAGGCACCAATGGTACGGCCACTTCCCATGACCAGATTGAGTACACCGGGGGGCAGGCCGGCTCTTTCCAGTATGGAAACTAATGCCCATGCGCAGCCCGGGACGAGTTCCGCCGGTTTGAAGACAATGCAATTGCCGTAGGCAAGCGCGGCGGCGATTTTCCAGGCGGGAATGGCGATAGGAAAATTCCAGGGCGAAATAATGCCCACCACGCCCAGGGGTTCGCGCGTTACCTCTGCATCGCTGCCTTCCTGCAAGCCCGACAAACGTTCTCCGCCAATGCGCAGCGCTTCTCCAGCCATGAAAGTAAATACCTGGGCCGCGCGTGTGACTTCGCCTATGCCTTCAGGCAATGTCTTGCCCTCTTCACGCGACAGAAGGCGCCCCAACTCTTCGCGTCGCGCAAAAATTTCCGTGCCCGCCCTAGCGAGGATATCGTGGCGCGCTGCGGGAGTCGTATGCGACCAGCGGGGAAACGCATTGCGCGCGGCCTGGACGGCCTGATCGGCTTGCGAAGCCGAAGCACGTGCGTACTCTCCTATTACGTCGTTAGTGTCCGACGGGTTGATATTGCGATTGATATCGTCGGAACGAATCCATTGGCCGTCGATAAAATTGCCATAATGCGTGTTCATTTTTCTGCGCTCCATTTAATGACGATGGGCCTAACGGCCGGCGGCTATCGCCGATTCGCGTACAGAGGCCAGCGTATAAGAGGGGTTGATCGCCTCGGGGTCGATCAGGCAGTGAATGATGGCGGGCTTTTTCGATGCCAGCGCCCGCTCGAATGCATCGGGAAATTCATCGGTGCTTTCCACTCTTTCGCCATGGCCGCCAAAAGCTTGGGCGTAGGCGGAAAAATCGGGGTTGTGCAGCTGGGTTGCACTGACGCGCCCCGGATATTCCCGTTCCTGGTGCATGCGAATCGTGCCGAACATACCGTTGTCGACAAGGATAACGATAATCGCCAGGCCGTATTGCACCGCTGTGGCGAATTCCTGGCCATTCATCAAGAAACACCCGTCGCCGGCAAAGGCGATAACCGTCCTTTCCGGCAAAATACGCTTGGCTGCCACCGCAGCCGGGACGCCATACCCCATGGATCCCGAGGTCGGCGCCAATTGTGTGCCGAATTTGCGAAAACGGTAAAAGCGATGCACCCAGGTGGCGTAGTTTCCAGCGCCATTGCATATTATGGCGTCATCAGGCAGGCGGCTATCCAGGAAGCTCATGATACGGGCCATTTGCAGCCGCCCCGGCGACCGGATCTGTGATGGGTCGCTCCAGGACAAATACTGGCGCCGGCCGCTTTCCAGATATTCGGCTCGCGACGCCGACTTGGGTAAATCCAGCCCCAACAAGGCATCGATGAATGCAGGCGGGCTTGCGTTAATGGCCAGATCGGGACTATAAACCCGCCCCAACTCACTCGGGTCCGGATAAACATGCACCAAAGTCTGTTCCGGCACGGGAATATCGAAAAGCGTATAGCCCTGGCTGGGCACCTCTGACATACGACTGCCGATCAGCAAAACCAGGTCGCTGCGTTTCACGTGTTGCACCAGTTTCGGATCAGGGCCAAAACCAAGATCACCTATAAAGCTTGGATGATCAGTCGGGAAAAGCATCTGGCGCCGCAACGTCACAGCGACGGGAATTTGCCACTGCCCGGCGATATCGGCCAGTTGCCTGACCGATTCCGCTGTCCAGCGTGAGCCTCCGAGCACAATCAATGGGCGTTCGGCCTGCATCAATAGTATGCGCAGCTGATCGATCTGGTTGGAGCCGGGATAGGCTTCTATGGGCAATACCGGCTGGCCGTCGCTGGCGCCGGTGGTCTGCACCAGCATATCTTCGGGCAAGGCCATGACGACAGGCCCGGGGCGCCCGGATATGGATAAGCGAACAGCACGGGAGATAATCTCGGGGATGCGGTCCGGGTCGTCGATTTCTGTAGCCCATTTTGCCAGCGGCCTGAACATGGCGCGGTAATCCAGTTCTTGCAGCGCATCCCTTTCGCGCATGCCACGCGCTATCTGCCCAACGAAAAGCAGTAAAGGCGTGGAATCGTGGTAAGCAATATGCACACCGGGAGTCGCGTTCGTGGCCCCGGGCGCCCGGGTCACAAAACACGCCGCGGGGCGCCCAGTCAGTTTCCCATAGGCCTCGGCCATCATTGTCGCCCCGCCTTCCTGGCGGCACACCGTGACACTGATATCCGAATCATACAAAGCGTCAAGCACCGCCAAATAACTTTCGCCAGGCACGCAGAACACATGGTCCACGCCATGGATGCGTAGTTGATCGACCAGTGCCCGGGCCGCGATACGTTTTTTTGGAAAAGGCTTTATGTCTTGCATTGTTGTCTCGTGGATAAGATTAGGATTCGGTCCGAAATCCATATATGCTTGTCATCGACGTGTTTCATGATGCACCGGCCGAATATTTAGAATATGAGCCTGCGGTGCATGTATCCAATATTATTTTTTTTTCAATCGATATGATTTGCGTATCGACTCAACATACTGGCTTACCGGAAAGGAAATATGGACTTCCGACATCTTCAGCAATTCGTGGTTCTCGCCGAAACCTTGAACTTTCGCCGCGCGGCGGAAAAGCTGCACATGTCGCAGCCGCCCTTGTCCGTTTCCATCCGCAAGCTCGAGTCGGACGTAGGAGTCGCGTTATTCACGCGCGGAAAAGACGGCGTAAAACTGACCGAAAGCGGTGAAGCCGCGCTGGTGGACGCTCGCAGAGCCTTGTTTCATGCCGAGCAATTTCGCCAGATGGCCCAGGCGGCCTCCACCGGCGACGGAGGGATTCTTCGCGTGGGGTTCGTTGGCTCTACAACTCATTTCATACTGCCCAAGCTGCTGACTCAATTTCGCCAACGCTATCCGGGAGTGCAACTGGTTCTTCGCGAAGCAACGTCGATTCGCATCATGCAGGAACTGGAAGAGGAAACACTGGACGTGGGCGTCGTGCGCGTACCCGTTTCGTCTCATGCGGGCACGCGCCTGCTGTCTTTGCATACCGAGCATTTCGTGCTGGCAATGCCAAAAATGCATCCGCTGGTACAGCGCGCTTCGCTGCAACTGAAAGACTTGTCGGAAGAAGGCTTTATTCTGTACACCGCAACAGACGCCGCGGGCCTGCGCATGGCGGCGATCCACGCCTGCCAATTACGCGGCTTTACACCCCGCGTGGTGCAGGAAGCCGTGCAAGTTCAAACGGTGCTAAGCCTGGTAGAGGTGGGGCTGGGCGTAGCGCTGGTGCCATCGATCAGCCGCCGCTTTGCCAGTACGCAGATTGTGTATAAAACCTTATCCGATTTCCCCGATAGCGCATCGATCGGCATTTCAGTAGCCTGGAACCCCAGCGCAGAAATTGCCGCCGTACGCAACTTCCGTGAAGTGGCCGAACATGTCTTTCCCCAGTAGCACGTAGCCGGCAAAAGACAAGGCCGAAGCCTTATTCGTATTGCCGGCTATTCTATTACACCACTGCCCCGCCATAAGGAAATCTGCTCGGACGAAGCCCGCAGGATGTTTTTTAGCACCGCATCGGTATGCTCCCCCAGCCTTGGCGGCGCCGTAGGTGCGCGTGGTGGCGTACCCCGCAAATTCAGGGGCGAACGCATAAGCCGTATACTGCCGTGGCGCCCGTCGGGTGTATCGACAATAAGCCCCCGGGCTTTTATTTCCGGCGCATCCAGCGCTTCCGGCACATCCCTGACAGAGCCCGCAGGAATACCGGCGGCCCGGATTTTTTCCAGCCAATAGGAATTGGACTGCGTCACCAACACGCCTTCCAGTTCCCGCAATAAGGTGTCCCGGTTCAACACACGCTGGCGATTGCTGCAATAGCGGTTATCCTGCGCCAGCTCGGGCCGGCGCAATACGCCGCACAATGCGGCGAATTGCGCATCGTTGCCCACGGCCAGGGCAAAGCGGCCATCCGAGCTTGAAACGATTTGATAGGGCACGACTGTGGGGTGTCCGTTGCCAAAGCGTCCGGGCCGATGCTGCGCAGCCAAATAACCCATGCCGATATTGGCCAGCACGTTTACCGCCCCGTCCAATAAGGCCAGATCGATCAACTGCCCCTTTCCGCTGTGTCCACGCGCAAGCAGCGCGGCAAGAATGGCCTGTACTGCATTCATGCCCGTAACCAGGTCGGTAATGGCAACACCCAGCTTCATCGGTTCGCCGCCCACCTCGCCCGTTATCGCCATCAGGCCGCTTTCGGCCTGAATCACAAAATCGTACCCTGGCTCAGCGGCGCGCGGCCCCGTACGGCCATAGCCCGAGATCGAACAGTAGATCAATCGCGGATTGAGCTCCGCCAGGGTTTCGTAATCCAGCCCGAATTTGGCCAGCGTGCCTAATCGATAATTCTCGACCAGAATGTCCGCCTCTTGCGCGAGCCGACGCACCAGGGCCTGGCCTTCGCTGTGCTTCAAATTGATTGCCACAGATTGTTTACTGCGGTTGGCGCACATGAAATAGGTCGACTCCCCGTCCAGATCGGGCGGCAGCCAACTGCGTGTGTCGTCGCCTTGCCCAGGAGCTTCTATCTTCCAGACTTCGGCCCCCAGATCGGCCAGCGTCTGCGTACACCAGGGACCCGCCAGCACACGGCTTAAATCAAGAACCCGGATTCCTTCAAGTGGCGCGGCACCCTGCCCCACGGCGGCCCCTGTTGCTGCCTGCTGCTCCGTCATAAGCGTTCCGCTGAAAGTTCGCTGCAAATGAATGCGAGCGCCGAGCTCGAGGTTTTCCGCAACAGCGCCTCGCCGATACGGCCAGCCCAATAGGTTTCATTACCTGCAGCCAGTCGCCATTGGCGCAAGCGCCGCGTATATAACTGCAGGTCATACTCCTGGGTGATGCCCAACGCGCCATGCACCGCATGGGCAATGTCGGCGATCACAGCGGCGGCTTCACTGGCCCGGCTCTTTCCGACAGCGGCCAGCAAAGGGCGCGGCCACCAGTTGGTGCTATTGCAGGCCATTTGCGCCGCCATGCGGGCGGCCCATGTACGCTCGGCCATAATGCTTATCTGACTCTGGACCGCCTGGAACTTGCCTATGGGTTTGCCGAACTGGGTGCGCTGGCCGGCGTAATCCAGCGTCAAGGCCAAGGCTTTATCCGCCGCACCGGCAATCAATGAGGCGTGGCACACCGCAGAAATTTCGGCCAGCTTGGCGCATGGATGAGTCTCTCCGCTTATCCCGTTTGCCGCGCGCGGCCCTTTCCAGCGCATGGCCACATCCAGGCTGGCAGGGTCCGCAATCAACTCAGACTCAAGGTCCGCTCCCCGGGTGGGCAGCAACACAATTTGACTGCCAAGGTCGGCCAGCACCCATTGGGCCGTACGGCCAAATGAAACGGCGCTGCCGCTTATGGAATTTTCGCCGGAACGCATGCCGAAAGCGGCAATGGTAATAGGCCCTTTTGGTATCGGCGCCCGGACATGGTGCAGCCAAGCGCGCGCCAGCATGGTTTGTGCAAAAGGCACCGGTATGGCATGCCGGCCCGCGGACAAAAACAAGGGGAACACCTGGGCCAGCGTCAGGCCGGCACCGCCCGATGACTCCGGCACGAGCGCGTCGAGAAATCCGGAGTCCTCCAGTGCTTGCCATAAAGCGTCAATGCTGGCGCCTTCTTCGATGGCGCGTATTGCGGCGGGCGTAACGATTTGAGCAAACAAGCGCTCGATCGAATCGCCAAAAATATCGTCCATGAAAAATCCTTATCGCAGCCCTAGACCGCGCGCAATGATGCCACGCAGGATTTCACGAGTTCCCCCGCGAAGCGAAAATGAGGGGGCCAATTGCTCCAGGTAAGCCAGGGTTTTCAGCAACGACGCGGACACAGGCGCATCAGGCGCCGAGCCCAGGACCTCGCCAATAAGCCGCGGGATAGCCTGTTCTATTTCAGTTCCGAGATCCTTGACCAGGGTGGCCTCGATAGCCGGGCTTTCCCCTTTGGCCAGCTTGGCCGTCAACGATAGGGACATTGCCCGCAACACAGCCAGCCACGACACAATTTGACCCAGCGTTGCCGCCGCCACGGCATTGCCTGCGTCGTTGAACCGGCAATGCGCAAGCCAGGTTTCAAGCAAGACCATGCTCGAATACAAGCGTTCGGGCCCGCTGCGTTCGAAAGCCAATTCGGCATTGACCTGGGCCCAACCGTCGCCCTCTACCCCGATCAATGCATCGTCGGGGCACTGCACATCTTCGAAAAAAACTTCCGAAAAATGCGCATCGCCGGCCATGTCGTTTATGGGACGTACGCTTACCCCGGGAAGCTTCAAGTCGACAATGATTTGCGACAAACCCTTGTACCGGTCCGCAGTCGTGCCCGAGGTACGGACCAATGCAATCATGTAGTCCGAGTGCTGTGCATTGGTAGTCCAGATCTTGCTTCCACTCAGCAGCCAGCCTGCCTGGTTGCGTACGGCTTTGGTCCTGATGCTGGCAAGATCGGAGCCCGAATCGGGCTCGCTCATTCCTATGCAAAAGAAAGCCTCGGCCTTGCAGATTCGCGGCAGGTAAAAAGATTTTTGCGCCTCGGTACCGTATTTCAGGATTAACGGCCCGCTTTGACGATCGGCTATCCAATGGGCCGAAACCGGTGCGCCAACGCCAAGCAGCTCTTCGGAAAGTACAAAACGGGCGAAGGCGCTCTTGCCCGCGCCCCCGTATTGCGGGGGAAGCGTTATTCCAAGCCAGCCTCGCTGTGCCAGTTTGCGGCTGAAATCGGCATCGAATCCCATCCAGGACCGCGCCCGAATATCCGGCGCCAACCCAGCCAGGGCGTCACTCAGAAATGAGCGTATTTCAGTGCGCAAGGCTTCGTCTTCAGCCGGAATTTCAATAAGCTCAAGCGTATCTATCATGATTCAAGAGTATGTCCGGCAAGGAACATCAAAACCGGCAGATAGTGCACAGCGCTTGTTCCAGTCGATTCAGTTGTAATAAGCCAGCGGATACTATCGATGTTTCAGCGACTTTGTGTCTAATATTATTTTTTTTGATAGTGATATTGAATTCATATCGGACAGGCTTAAGCTCGTTGACAGCTCCCCGCCGCGCCGTCTTTCGTCACTTGCATCCGTGGGCCGCAAGATCGGCATCAACGCCATGAATCCATCGATATGCTTTGGTTATTGATCTGTAAAAATTTAATATTGGATCGAATTTTCCGGATCTTCTAAGCTTGGCGTCTATTCTTGCCGCCGCACGCGGCGTGGCAAACAGACCAGATTCTCCTGCAGACGCCACGGCAAACCCGCGTCAACCAAGAACCCGTCAAACCACCGCGGCTATGCCGTACATCATAAAGAATCCAGCATGGACCCAATACTGCATTTCGAACAAGACGAGCGCGGCATCGTGACACTGACGATGGACCACAATGAAACTCGCAATGCGCTCACAGGCAACAATATGGTCAAGGAATTTCTTGCGGCGATCCAGCGTATAGAAACCGACCACGCGGTGCGTGCTGTAATCATCACCGGCGCCGGCAAGGTTTTTTCTTCCGGCGGAAATATTGCCGAAATGGAAAGACAGCTCAAACCCGAATTCCCCAGCCCGGCATTGCGCCATGAGTACCGGGAAGGCATACAACGCCTTCCCCTGGCCTTGCATAATCTGGAAGTGCCCACCATTGCCGCAATCAACGGACCGGCTATCGGAGCCGGATTCGATCTGGCCTGCATGTGCGACATACGCATCGCGTCCGACCGTGCCGTATTCGCCGAAAGTTTCGTCAAGCTGGGCATTATCCCGGGGGATGGCGGCGCCTGGTTCCTGCCCCGGCTCATAGGCATGTCGCGCGCGGCCGAAATGACACTTACCGGCGATCCGATAGATGTCGCGCAAGCCGTGCAATGGGGCCTGGTTTCAAAAGCTGTGCCGGCGGAAGAATTACTGGCCGAATGCCGCAAAATGGCGCTGCGAATCGTCGCCAACCCAAGCGATGCAATCCGGATGAGCAAGCGCTTGCTGCGCGAAGGCCAGCATAGCCGGCTCGATACCCTGCTGGAGCTATCGGCAGCCTTTCAGGCGATGGCGCACAAATCCGAAGACCACGCGACCGCAGTGCGGGCATTCATGCAAAAGCGCGCCCAAAAGAAATGAACCATTTCCCCGCGGCAGGCCAGGCAGCGCAAGCGACCTGTTAAATTCGATAGCGCTTGACCACTTGCGGGTCGGGATCGCACCCCAGGCCTGGGCCGTTGGGAATGCCTATAGTGCCGTCCGCGCCGGGCAGGCCTACATCGCCGAACAAAGGGGCTTCCAGCTGGACGCCAAAAACTTCAATACCCCCTATGCCGCCATATGCGCCAGCCAATTGCAAGGTGGCCAGCAGGCCCGGACCGAAATAAGGCGAGTGAGGCGCCATCTGGCGGTGATATTGCCGAGCCAGCTCGGCAACCGCGCCAAATTCGCTGATGCCCCCCATTTTGGTCACACTGGGCTGGAAATAATCCACACTTCCCGCTGCCAGCAAAGGCTCGAACGACACCGCATTTGCGAGGTTCTCGCCCAGAGCGAGCGGGATATCGACGGCCTCGCGCAAACGGGCCAGACCCGGCAAGTCTTCGGGCGGCCATACGGGTTCTTCCAGCCATTTGAGCTTGTATGGAACCAGTTGCGTAGCCATCCGTATGGCCTGATCGGCGCTCCACTCGCAATTGACGTCCAGCATCAGGTTCACGTCGTCGCCAATGGCGCCACGGGCGGACGCAACCGCGTCCACCGTAATCTCATGCAGTTTCAGGCTGCCGAACCCCTGCTTTAGCGCGCGCTCGCACGCGCGCGAGACAACCGCCGGATCAGACAGGCGCATAAAGCTTTTGTAGGCGGGAACAGTATCGCGTACCCTCTGCCCCAGCAACTGCGCCACCGAAACGCCGGCACGTTTTCCGGCCAGGTCCCATAAGGCAATGTCCAGGCCGCTTAATGCATATTGCACCGGACCGCTGCGTCCAAAAATATGCAAGGGCTTTTTCAGGGCCGCCATCAACGCGGAAATATCGCTTGCATCTTTCCCCAAAGCCAATGGGCGCACCACCTCTTCCAGAGCCTTTATGGTCGATGGAATAACGTTGTAGCCGAACGCCTCGCCCCACCCTGTAAGGCCATCGTCGGTCTGGACCTTCACCAGCAGATAGGAAAGACGGGACCAGACAGTCCCTCCAAAGCCGGTAGGCGCGCCGTCATGCTGATACGGAATGGATACGGGTATTGCTTCAATCGAAAGAATATTCATGAATCGGGATGTTCCGTAATATCGTTGGAATGCGGGATTTCCTGGTCGCCGTGGGACGCCATCGCCGAGCCTGCGGCTTCAGTAGCAGGAACTGCGCCGCCGCCCAGGTAAATACGGCTGATCAGCTCTCCTTGTCTGATTTCGTCGGCCGTGCCTTGACCGCCGATTTTTCCGGTTTCGACCAAATAGCAATAATCGGCGAACTTAAGCGCCTCTTTGACCAGCTGCTCTACCAGCAGTATCGCGACGCCCGATTTCGAGAGCTCTTTGGCCACCGTGAGAATCCGATTAATGACCATGGGGGCCAGTCCGCTGGATGGCTCGTCCAGAATGAGCAGGCGAGGTTCCGCCACAATGCCTTGGGCTACGGCCAGGATCTGCTGCTGTCCACCGCTTAACCGGGACGCCATCAGATGGCGCCTCTCGGCCAGTTCAGGAAACAAATCGTAGGCCATGTCCAGCTTGGCGCGGTCGCCGCGGCGATTCCGGGCATAGGTGCCCAGCAGCAGATTGTCTTCGATACTCAGGCCGGTGAAAACCCGATGCCCTTCCAGGACCATGACCAATCCGGCCTGCGCGGTAGCGCGGGCGTCGGCACTGGAAATGTCCTGGCCGCCGAACAGCACGCGTCCGCCTTTTTTTGCCACCAGCCCCGAAACGGCATGCAGCATA
This genomic window contains:
- a CDS encoding acetolactate synthase large subunit translates to MNGADSLCDTLLANNVDVCFANPGTSEMHFVAALDKKPQMRCVLGLFEGVVTGAADGYARMADKPAATLLHLGPGLANGLANLHNARRAHTPIVNIVGDHATYHLQHDAPLTTDIESLARPMSQWVRRIQSAADVSAAAAAAVAASHGGQGGVATLILPADAAWTQAPADIQRATLPSPTHVDPDALRQASEALQNGRKTVILLSGKALRSKALETASRIAARTGARLLAQQSNGRVERGAGRVMIDRVPYNVDLAVKTFADTEQLILIGAKTPVAFFAYPGKPGVMTPPTCQSIALTRPTDDLTEALEALADAVGARQSAATVATKTDAGELPTGPLTAAAIIQAIGALSPENAILCDESVSSGRDSFKSTFGAAPHDFLQITGGAIGIGLPLATGAAVACPNRKVILMQADGSGMYTLQALWTQAREQLDVVTVIFANRSYAILHHELKMVGAGEPGHNARRMLDLDHPAFNWVLMANAAGVEAAQAVDAKSFVDLLRSALSRKGPFLIEALI
- a CDS encoding aldehyde dehydrogenase family protein; amino-acid sequence: MNTHYGNFIDGQWIRSDDINRNINPSDTNDVIGEYARASASQADQAVQAARNAFPRWSHTTPAARHDILARAGTEIFARREELGRLLSREEGKTLPEGIGEVTRAAQVFTFMAGEALRIGGERLSGLQEGSDAEVTREPLGVVGIISPWNFPIAIPAWKIAAALAYGNCIVFKPAELVPGCAWALVSILERAGLPPGVLNLVMGSGRTIGALLTTHRDVDAISFTGSVPTGRGIAAACVGGETMKRMQLEMGGKNPLVVLDDASLDVAVECAINGGFYSTGQRCTSSSRLIVTDAIYDRFIAAVMRRLDTLQVGHALESSTDIGPVVDERQLETDLSYIDVGRNEGATLRWGGDTLSRKTPGYFLQPALFTDVRPDMRIAREEIFGPVVAVLRVKGYDEALAVANDTEFGLSAGICTTSLKYATDFKRNAQAGIVKVNQSTSGLDYHLPFGGRKGSSYGPREQGHYAAEFYTIVKTAYSSAG
- a CDS encoding thiamine pyrophosphate-binding protein, yielding MQDIKPFPKKRIAARALVDQLRIHGVDHVFCVPGESYLAVLDALYDSDISVTVCRQEGGATMMAEAYGKLTGRPAACFVTRAPGATNATPGVHIAYHDSTPLLLFVGQIARGMRERDALQELDYRAMFRPLAKWATEIDDPDRIPEIISRAVRLSISGRPGPVVMALPEDMLVQTTGASDGQPVLPIEAYPGSNQIDQLRILLMQAERPLIVLGGSRWTAESVRQLADIAGQWQIPVAVTLRRQMLFPTDHPSFIGDLGFGPDPKLVQHVKRSDLVLLIGSRMSEVPSQGYTLFDIPVPEQTLVHVYPDPSELGRVYSPDLAINASPPAFIDALLGLDLPKSASRAEYLESGRRQYLSWSDPSQIRSPGRLQMARIMSFLDSRLPDDAIICNGAGNYATWVHRFYRFRKFGTQLAPTSGSMGYGVPAAVAAKRILPERTVIAFAGDGCFLMNGQEFATAVQYGLAIIVILVDNGMFGTIRMHQEREYPGRVSATQLHNPDFSAYAQAFGGHGERVESTDEFPDAFERALASKKPAIIHCLIDPEAINPSYTLASVRESAIAAGR
- a CDS encoding LysR family transcriptional regulator, yielding MDFRHLQQFVVLAETLNFRRAAEKLHMSQPPLSVSIRKLESDVGVALFTRGKDGVKLTESGEAALVDARRALFHAEQFRQMAQAASTGDGGILRVGFVGSTTHFILPKLLTQFRQRYPGVQLVLREATSIRIMQELEEETLDVGVVRVPVSSHAGTRLLSLHTEHFVLAMPKMHPLVQRASLQLKDLSEEGFILYTATDAAGLRMAAIHACQLRGFTPRVVQEAVQVQTVLSLVEVGLGVALVPSISRRFASTQIVYKTLSDFPDSASIGISVAWNPSAEIAAVRNFREVAEHVFPQ
- a CDS encoding CaiB/BaiF CoA-transferase family protein — protein: MTEQQAATGAAVGQGAAPLEGIRVLDLSRVLAGPWCTQTLADLGAEVWKIEAPGQGDDTRSWLPPDLDGESTYFMCANRSKQSVAINLKHSEGQALVRRLAQEADILVENYRLGTLAKFGLDYETLAELNPRLIYCSISGYGRTGPRAAEPGYDFVIQAESGLMAITGEVGGEPMKLGVAITDLVTGMNAVQAILAALLARGHSGKGQLIDLALLDGAVNVLANIGMGYLAAQHRPGRFGNGHPTVVPYQIVSSSDGRFALAVGNDAQFAALCGVLRRPELAQDNRYCSNRQRVLNRDTLLRELEGVLVTQSNSYWLEKIRAAGIPAGSVRDVPEALDAPEIKARGLIVDTPDGRHGSIRLMRSPLNLRGTPPRAPTAPPRLGEHTDAVLKNILRASSEQISLWRGSGVIE
- a CDS encoding acyl-CoA dehydrogenase — encoded protein: MDDIFGDSIERLFAQIVTPAAIRAIEEGASIDALWQALEDSGFLDALVPESSGGAGLTLAQVFPLFLSAGRHAIPVPFAQTMLARAWLHHVRAPIPKGPITIAAFGMRSGENSISGSAVSFGRTAQWVLADLGSQIVLLPTRGADLESELIADPASLDVAMRWKGPRAANGISGETHPCAKLAEISAVCHASLIAGAADKALALTLDYAGQRTQFGKPIGKFQAVQSQISIMAERTWAARMAAQMACNSTNWWPRPLLAAVGKSRASEAAAVIADIAHAVHGALGITQEYDLQLYTRRLRQWRLAAGNETYWAGRIGEALLRKTSSSALAFICSELSAERL
- a CDS encoding acyl-CoA dehydrogenase family protein; protein product: MIDTLELIEIPAEDEALRTEIRSFLSDALAGLAPDIRARSWMGFDADFSRKLAQRGWLGITLPPQYGGAGKSAFARFVLSEELLGVGAPVSAHWIADRQSGPLILKYGTEAQKSFYLPRICKAEAFFCIGMSEPDSGSDLASIRTKAVRNQAGWLLSGSKIWTTNAQHSDYMIALVRTSGTTADRYKGLSQIIVDLKLPGVSVRPINDMAGDAHFSEVFFEDVQCPDDALIGVEGDGWAQVNAELAFERSGPERLYSSMVLLETWLAHCRFNDAGNAVAAATLGQIVSWLAVLRAMSLSLTAKLAKGESPAIEATLVKDLGTEIEQAIPRLIGEVLGSAPDAPVSASLLKTLAYLEQLAPSFSLRGGTREILRGIIARGLGLR
- a CDS encoding crotonase/enoyl-CoA hydratase family protein, with amino-acid sequence MDPILHFEQDERGIVTLTMDHNETRNALTGNNMVKEFLAAIQRIETDHAVRAVIITGAGKVFSSGGNIAEMERQLKPEFPSPALRHEYREGIQRLPLALHNLEVPTIAAINGPAIGAGFDLACMCDIRIASDRAVFAESFVKLGIIPGDGGAWFLPRLIGMSRAAEMTLTGDPIDVAQAVQWGLVSKAVPAEELLAECRKMALRIVANPSDAIRMSKRLLREGQHSRLDTLLELSAAFQAMAHKSEDHATAVRAFMQKRAQKK